A window of Bactrocera dorsalis isolate Fly_Bdor chromosome 4, ASM2337382v1, whole genome shotgun sequence genomic DNA:
TTGCTGATGTTACAGTTGATGCGGAGCGCATTGTAAACTCGGCAATTGAAAAATTCGGTCAGTTAGATGTGTTGGTGAATAATGCCGGTGTGGATGGAAAGGGTTCAATCCTAGATGTGGGCGTCGAACAATTTGATagaattttcaatacaaatgtGCGTGCGGTCTTCCTTTTAACTAAATATGCCGCACCACATCTCGTGAAGACCCAAGGAAATATTGTGAATATTTCCAGCGTTACAGGATTGCGCTCATTTGCAAATGGTTCGGTCTATTGCACTTCTAAAGCTGCCGTGGATCAATTCACCAGATGTATCGCCTTGGATTTGGCACCGATGAATGTGCGTGTCAACGCTGTCAATCCCGGTGTAGTCGTTACAGATATTCATAAGCGTTTGGGCATGTCGGAGGAGCAATATGCCAAATTTTTGGAACATTCGAAGTCCACACATGCGCTGGGTCGCGTCGGCGATGCAAAGGAAGTGGCCGATGCCATTATTTTCTTATCCAGTGACAAATCGAGCTTTATAACGGGCGCAAATTTGCCTATCGATGGTGGCAGGCAATTAATGTGTCCACGATGATTGacaatttaaatgttatttataaaaaatagtaataataataaatgaatatttatttttgacttaTTTTTATTCCGGTTTCAATTCTCCAACTGTTTGAACAGGGTTTTTGGTTTCTCACTTTTAGTTTACTAAATTATCTCCAACAAATCCCTCTTACTCTCTGTAAGAATCTGCCGTCAAGCATTCAGTTTTAATCTATATTTTTCATAGGTCACCGATACGATCATACGTGAATCTACGATTTTCTCTCGTTGTGCCCTAACTCCATCGCCACTGTCCTCACTCAGTGTTAAAGTTAGATTCATAAACGACGGAGGCCGTTTTGATAGTTGCTAAATGtgagagtatgaaatgttcggtcaCTCCCGCTCTTACCCAGACGTTTATGATAGGTGAAATTATTCAGCAaagaagttctattaaatttcttttgccGAAACGTTAAGAATGTTGGAacaggccttcggtgataattgtttataGCGGGatagtgtttttgattggtacatataattcaaagagggtcgagaacgcgttaacgacgaaccacgtccaggacggcaaTCGACATCAACTGACgtcaatgaaataaaagaatCGGTGCTTGAggatcgacgattaacagtcagagattttACTGGCAATATCAGCAGGATCGGTGGAaaccaattttaaaaataatttaggcTTTAGAAAAgcgaaagcacgattggttccaacatcactcattttttctaaaaacagtatctgtgaaacaatgctttccgactaccaggatgacTTGAAACGTGCTCCATGAGTTTTGGATTTATGCTgtgacccggaaacagacgatcaatcggccgaatgtCATTGCAAAATTGAGCAGAAGTCGTAAAAACCATATCAAAGCAGTAAAAGTTATGTGTTTTGCAATTATTGTGGtttggtgcactccgaattcctttcgaTCGGCCACACTATCAACAAAGAAAACAGTTTGAATGTTATGCTTCGTTTACGCGAAGcttttcgtaaaaagaggccgaaaaTATGGGACGACAACTCTTtctttttgcaccacgataatgcaatGTCAAATACTGCAGTGAtgcttcgtgagtttttcgccaaattttcaacgaaTATCGTGCAGCAAACATCGTATTCGTCTGATTTCCAAGTATTCAGCAAACTTAAACGACCGCTCAGGGGAATTCATTTTCAGTTAAGTGAAGACATTAAAGGTGAATCGCTACTCGccttgaaggctattccggaaactGACTTTAACATCTGGTTTTGaagcttgaaaaaaaaaaacgttggcataagTTTTTGGAGGGATTACGTTGAGTatgacgacatagattttgacgaataaaataagaattttaaaattacaaacaaagcTTTATTATTTTCTGCCCACAGTAGTATTTCTGGCTTTGAGAGAGAGCGCAAAAACGTTAAATTTCACCGCTGTGAGTATTCATCGTCATTTCTCTTCCCGCTATTTTTGTGCGTTACTCTATCGCCAAAAAGTGTAcatgtaaaagcaacaacaaagctatCGAGTCGATTTTAGAAGAACAAATGTGTATACGCAATAAAGTAGTATAACCGCTATTTTCAATGCTACCAAGTTTACACAATTTAGACCAGAATTACCATTGCGAATGGCCCAATGACTAAGCACtttttaaaacgaaaatataaacattacTTTTTTAACATAAGACTTCGCATAAATTGTAGATGCTTCTGGAAAACTCGAAACTAAGAAGTtattaaaactactttttcagTCACAGGAAGAACAAATTTTCCATCAAAGAAAGAAGCAatggcacatacatatatacatatgtatgtatatacatatgtacatgtgtgaaCATTCATGTTCACGTCGGGTTCCAACGCAAGTGCTACCAGCTTGCTCGCACAACCGGCACCGGCTCATTCTTATCTTATCCACTACGTATGCgtccaaaaatattgaatactcAGTGGTGAAATAGCAAGTcgctttgtatgtatataaaaagccGAAATAGACACAGCAGTTCAGTTGATACAACGCCGTGAGTTTGAATAGATCGCAATGAGTTTAGCTGGGAAAGTTGTGATTGTAACCGGAGCAAGTTCCGGCATTGGTGCCGCCACAGCTGAGGAATTTGCCAAGCTGGGTTCCAAAGTGGTGCTCACAGGACGAAATGAAGCAAATTTAAAAGCTACGGAAACTGCCTGTAAAGCCGCCAACAGCAAAGTGGAACTACTACTCATCACCGCTGATGTAACGACAGACGCCGAGAAGATAATCAAAACAACAATTGAGAAGTTCGGACAGTTGGATGTGTTGGTGAATAATGCCGGTTATGGTGAACTGGGTTCAATTCTGGATATTGACGTCGATCAATTTGATCGTGTCATGAATACTAATGTGCGTTCGGTCTTCCTGCTAACTAAATATGCTGCACCACATCTCGTGAAGACCCAAGGTAATATCGTGAATGTCTCCAGCCTCGTAGGATTGCGAGCATTCGCTGATGCTTCAGTCTATTGCACCTCCAAAGCAGCACTGGATCAATTCACTAGATGTATCGCTTTGGATTTGGCGCCAAAAAATGTGCGTGTGAATGCCGTAAATCCCGGTGTGATTGTAACAGATTTCCATAGGCGTCTTGGCATGTCGAAAGAGGAAAATGTTAAGTTTCTGGAGGACTCGAAAGCCAAACATGCCTTGGGTCGCGTCGGCCAACCTAAAGAAGTGGCTGATGCCATTATTTTCCTAGCTAGTGACAGTGCGAGCTTTATAACGGGCGCAACTCTGCCGATCGATGGTGGCAGGCACGCCATGTGTCCACGTTAGAATAGTTAGAtgtaagaatatatgtatataataaagatATAAGAATATACATAATAATTATGTGACTTTTGATTTGTCTTAATTGATACCTGATAAGCTTAATAAAGATTAGCTCTTAGCGTAGGCTTGATTTTCTGCCACCTGTTGCAGTAAAAAGAAGATAACTCAAACAAAAAGTCATCGCCCACAATCTGATACCAAATGTAAACAATAATTTgtaagtaagtatatatatgtatgtatatatctgttcaaactttttggtgaaattagCAACACACACGCTTTAATATCGTTCTCTCGCTCTGAGAGCCATCTAACTTGTAGTTGTTAATAGAAAAATGCGCGTAAGAGGTTTGGATATGTTTTTCGagtttctatatttttcttgCGTTATGTTGATACTCATATCCGTTACTTATACTGACGACGTTAGCAATTTTTGAatgtttagttaatttttgacagctgttCTGCTTGGGCGCGTATTGGTCTTCGATTATAGTACCAAAAACAGCATCGCGTTGATCTTGCTGAGATATGTTGAACTCAGTTCGGGATGATCCAAATCTGCTCAAGCAAGTCTTTATTGGTGACGTATCATGGTTGAATCATCCCATTAGAAACTGCGGCTTGAACCAGGTCGAATTTAGTCAAGTCGAATGCTAACAGTTTTCTGCGATTGCAGAGGCGTCGCTCAACATGAGTTGTTGCCAAAGGGCCGTACTTTATGACcataaattgttcaaatccagtGAAAGCTGTTGAAGCCCCTAGATACCGAATATATGGACCCCAGTATTAATGATCAATACGTGCgatatttcattgaaattcagagataaaattttcttgacaataggtctgtgtgtcaaaaatgagtTGATTCGTGTCAATACTTCCCAAAGCCCCCGAATATctattataaagaattttgaaCTTCCGGGTGATTTTATACCCACATACTgcagccaatatgtgagttacatatatcaatgaaaatgaagGAACGTGTTTCACTGGTAATAGGGCATCTTCGTGCTGAAAATAGCtgaaattgggcgaaaacttgacctagctccCATATCACAAACATAAGTACAATATCCGGCTGACCTTACTCCATATGTTTGGTGATGGTGCCTTAATGCATCTCAgagaacattttattagtatgtggtATAATAGTGGAAGGTAGtattaacaaaaatagataaaatcgattCGATACTacccccaactcccatatacatattttcgtttttctaactaACCTTTTgtcgaatacatatgtatgcatgtcgaTCAATGCTTGAATACTGATCCTCTGCTTAACATTTTGCACCTTAGGGTAGGTCATTGAAATGTGTCTCAAGTGTTAATAGTACACAAAATACAAACGGTTTTCAGACATATTTGTTAACATGAAAGCCACTAAATAAGTTTCCCCAACAATTCAAAAGtcacataattattttaaagcatattttaatttacatataactTTATAAATATGAGTACGTTTAAACAAACTAAATTACATTATTAAATCGGGCACGTGGTGTGTTTGCCACCATCGATCAGCAGATTTGCGCCCGTTATAAAGCTCGCACTGTCACTGGCAAGGAAAATAATGACATCGGCCACTTCCTTGGGTTCGCCGGCGCGTCCCAATGGATACGTAGTCTTCGCATGCTCCACATGTTTAGCATAATCTGTTTCCGACACGCCAAAACCCTGATAGAATTTTGTCACAATCATTCCAGGATTTACGACGTTCACACGCACATTTTTCGGCGCCAAATCCAAGGCGATACATCTAGTGAATTGATCCAGTGCTGCCTTGGACGTGCAATAGACCGAAAGACCAGCGTATGAACGCAATCCTGCGCCGCTGGAGACATTCACGATGTTACCCTGGCTCTTCACGAGATGTGGTGCGGCGTATTTAGTCAGCAGAAAGACCGAACGCACATTGGTATTCATGACACGATCAAATTGATCGACGTTAATATCCAAAATTGAACCTCCTTCACCAAAACCGGCATTATTCACTAACACATCCAATTGTCCGAACTTGTCAATTGTTGCTTTGATAATCTTCTCGGCATCTGTCGTTACATCGGCGGTGATGAGTAGTAGTTCCACTTTGCTGTTGGCTGCTTTACAGGTCGCTTCGGTGGCCTTCAGATTTGCTTCATTTCGTCCTACGAGCACCACTTTGGAGCCCTGCTTCGCAAAGGCCTCAGCTGTGGCGGCTCCGATGCCGGAACTCGCTCCGGTTACAATAACAACTTTACCAGCTAAACTCATTGCGATCTATCTAAACTCACGGCGTTGAAAGAACTGAACTGCTGTGTCTAAATCGGTTATTTATATACACTCAAAGTGACTTGCTATTTCACCTCTAATAATCTAATAATTTTGGGCTCACTGATAAGATAAATATTGAGTGGTTGCATAAAAGAGTtattacattaattaattacatgAAAGCAGTCCAAAACTTCTATTGTTTTTTCGTCTTGCGGCTTGACTTTATACTGTTTATATTAGTTCATATCAATTATATCTTAACTTAAATAAGTGGTtatgttttatgtatgtatatcggtcTGGATCGAAGGTTATCCTTGGTCTTGCTTAGAAGAATTAACAGGCCgttagaccctaggtcgcggtgcattacctcaattaaaactattctattctattctaacAGGCTGTTCCATATGTTCTGCTACTCTACTCTGCTGCTAACATCTTTTTTGCTTTATTGGCGCTAACAGCAATGCAAGTATATTCTACATATTCTCCAGTGAGAGttgaaattaaacatttttgtaacaGTTTCATAACATTTTATATCGTTGGCAGATCAAACAAAATGTTCATTTACGCTCTCAACTGCTAATGACATGAGACTTATACAAATTCTAATCGCTGACTAGAAACCCAACTCTTTTCTAGCGACTGCAAAGTATAAAGCAAGGGCGCAGACTGTCAAATCGTTTAATGagtaactaacgggtgatttttttgaggttaggattttcatgcattagtatttgacagatcacgtgggatttcagacatggtgtcaaagagaaagatgctcagtatgctttgacattttatcatgaatagacttactaacgagcaacgcttgcaaatcattgaattttattaccaaaatcagtgttcggttcgaaatgtgtttatcgacaaattttgttcagcgatgaggctcatttctggttgaatggctacgtaaataagcaaaattgccgcatttggggtgaagagcaaccagaagccgttcaagaactgcccatgcatcccgaaaaatgcactgtttggtgtggtttgtacgctggtggaatcattggaccgtattttttcaaagatgctgttggacgcaacgttacggtgaatggcgatcgctatcgttcgatgctaacaaactttttgttgccaaaaatggaagaactgaacttggttgacatgtggtttcaacaagatggcgctacatgccacacagctcgcgattctatggccattttgagggaaaacttcgggcaacaattcatctcaagaaatggacccgtaagttggccaccaagatcatgcgatttaacgcctttagactattttttgtggggctacgtcaagtctaaagtctacagaaataagccagcaactattccagctttggaagacaacatttccgaagaaattcgggctattccggccgaaatgctcgaaaaagttgcccaaaattggactttccgaatggaccacctaagacgcagccgcggtcaacatttaaatgaaattatcttcaaaaagtaaatgtcatgaaccaatctaacgtttcaaataaagaaccgatgagattttgcaaattttatgcgttttttttttaaaaaaagttatcaagctcttaaaaaatcaccctatactagAGGCAAAGCGTTCATCAGTTGATTGTAATTAGCCACATAAGCAGTTTATAAACAAGAGGTGttggagaaaaaatttaatttttaatttcacaatttattaaaacaaatatgttgCTACGTGACTTTCCTGGATGTGAATATACTCTACAAGAAAAAGTGCAGCTGATCAAAAAGTTGATATGTGTGACACTTGGATGCACCTGCTCATTGTTTATCTTATCATTGagctaaaaaaaatagaattacaTACCTATTAGAGGTGAAATAGCAAGCCTCTttagtgtatataaataacCGATTTAGACACAGCAGTTCAGTTGTTACAACGTCGGGAGTTTGAATAGATCATCATGAGTTTAGTTGGTAAAGTTGTTATTGTAACCGGAGCGAGTTCTGGCATCGGTGCCGCCGCAGCTGTTGAATTTGCCAAGCAGGGTTCCAAAGTGGTGATCACAGGACGAAATGAAGCAAATCTGAAGGCTACTGAGGCGGCCTGTAAAGCAGCCAACAGCAAAGTGGAAATATTACTCATCGTCGCCGATGTAACGACAGATGCCGAGAAGATTATCAAAGCAACAATTGACAAGTTTGGACAGTTGGATGTGTTGGTGAATAATGCCGGTTATGGTGAAATGGGTTCAATCTTGGATATTAACGTCGATCAATTTGATCGTGTCATGAATACAAATTTGCGCTCGGTCTTCCTACTGACTAAATACGCCGCACCACATCTCGTGAAGACCCAAGGTAATATAGTGAATGTCTCCAGCGTCGCAGGATTGCGTTCGTTCCCTACTTCTTCGGTTTATTGCACCTCCAAGGCAGCACTGGATCAATTCACCAGATGTATCGCCTTGGATTTGGCGCCGAAAAATGTGCGTGTAAATGCCGTAAATCCTGGTACGATTGTGACAGAATTCCATAAGCGTATTGGCTTGACAGAAGCAGAGTATGTTAAATTTTTGGAGCATGCAAAGTCGACGCATGCTTTGGGTCGCGTCGGTGCTGCAAAGGAAGTTGCTGATGCCATTATTTTCTTAGCCAGTGACAGTTCGAGCTTTATAACGGGCGCAACTCTGCCAATCGATGGTGGCAGACATGCCATGTGTCCACGTTAGTATTCCTGAGaataaatagttataaaaaaataaaaaaaaatatgcttgaaaataattatttgactgaataaaaggatataaaatttatgtagaataataataaattgtgtTTCTACTTTAACAATTTGATCgacgaaattataattttattatatattttatttttataatattataaatttaataatttttaatattaataaaaaaaagtgtcaACAAGCAGGGCAGCGAGAATGCTATTCCGCCTTGCCGGCGCTGGCGATCGAGTTCACGCAGATCGTGGTTGAATTGTAGAATAAAGTATAGTAGAGAGGTGAGTTAGCGCTAATTATCAGTTTGCATTGttctttatttacattattgTTATCTAAAGCCTttcattttaatgcatttttttgttttatgacgttaaaaaatcgttaaataaataattggcattcaatttctaatttttttatggtaATACTGATAAGCTTAAATACTAAGTTGATACAAAGTCATTAAttaagtaaacaaatatcattagaattaatatttattttacaactttttattaaatcGCTGATATCTTGGAAACAAAGCTATGACATGAGCGtttttttgttcgaattttaatttcctacaaCATTTTCCTAGGAAATTTATCGATAAACCcgttaactcaaaaattttttttaatataatacaatataagaaAAACGTGTAGAatcaaattaaaagtaaaaaaacgtCAAAATTAGAGgctcaaatttatttgaatctttttttttacttttgacgTTCTTTAAGAAATTCTGCTGTCAACGCGGTAGCACCTTTTATCAAAGGCCTGCCGAAAAAAAAGTCTTAGCAACCGACTTTTAAACAATGTTCCGtatgtcaagtaagagcgtggtcgtgttaatttataaaaaaaaaaatattttatgaaactttcatatttatacatatatatgtacctacattgtacacattacaaacaatgatgcaattcggtcaataatatgtccagtcccCACCaacgtcgataattgcctgacATCTCCGGGgtatgctttctactaattgaactgcgtattctagtggcaagtgtatgtgcgtcttccacgaagcttctgtttaatatatgcccacacattttcagtAGGGGTTGCATCGGTCAATCCGATGAAatgatgccagattgagttttccactgagtacagagcttgctgcggtgtttaggatcgttgtcctcctgtaGAATacaatcttcattttttgtgatgaaccatcgtttggcagatggcagtaaagcctttttgtagatttttatcattttctcggcatttaggttgtcagtaaagagatACAAAGTGCCGGATctctgctttgagaagcagtcccaaagatgcacctttattccatgttttacggtccgttGAACAAGTCTATTGGTGgtagttgaccaggctcgcgtgaggacagaacgtgtccatatagaacattcatcagtaaaaatgacattttcaaaatctctctcaatattctcatgcgcccacgcgagtcgctttgtcacaagttttgcagtcaacagaggcttctacATTGTGTTTTGGGACCTTTCGAGTGGTTGcgaaggaacacagcttcgtaacgcgacgcgtacttagcactcatggcgtttaacgtgattctctttcaaaagatcaacaacaactgaacctttgttaaCAATGCATTAAGGAagagagcgaaatctttcattaactgtcggtaaagccgaccacgctcttacttgataGGCTGCATCTttggaataacaaaaagttggaacaaaatatttaattttttatatgaaaagaaTTATCTCGCATTCGCGACTAGGCTCCTACGTCACTgtgtcataacttcgaagttttagataatttcgtctatctcggAACcatcgacgaacaaagaccaaactctatatggtgcaaaggcatggacaatgacaacatctaatGACTCAAGAGCTTACGAGAGAAAGgctttgcggaagatttatgatctcTTGCGCATTGCCAAAGGAGAGTATCGCATTCGCTGGAACTATCTTTccatacgagatatacgacgacattgacataactcagcgaattaagagacagcgactaCTCTGGTTTAGTCATGTCGgtcgaatgaacgaaaacacttcagctctgaaaatattctacGCAGTATACGCCGGTGGAATCAGAgggagaggaagacctctactccgttggatagaccagagaaggacctgactacacTTAGAACCTCTCATCATCCGAAAAACAGTAAAACGGAAGGACGACGAAAATAAGAACCCCGTGattagcccttctttacttgttaaaaaaaattttgccaacACCTGAAGGTA
This region includes:
- the LOC125778355 gene encoding uncharacterized oxidoreductase TM_0325-like, which encodes MSLAGKVVIVTGASSGIGAATAEAFAKQGSKVVLVGRNEANLKATEAACKAANSKAKLLSIIADVTVDAERIVNSAIEKFGQLDVLVNNAGVDGKGSILDVGVEQFDRIFNTNVRAVFLLTKYAAPHLVKTQGNIVNISSVTGLRSFANGSVYCTSKAAVDQFTRCIALDLAPMNVRVNAVNPGVVVTDIHKRLGMSEEQYAKFLEHSKSTHALGRVGDAKEVADAIIFLSSDKSSFITGANLPIDGGRQLMCPR
- the LOC125778347 gene encoding uncharacterized oxidoreductase TM_0325-like, with the translated sequence MSLVGKVVIVTGASSGIGAAAAVEFAKQGSKVVITGRNEANLKATEAACKAANSKVEILLIVADVTTDAEKIIKATIDKFGQLDVLVNNAGYGEMGSILDINVDQFDRVMNTNLRSVFLLTKYAAPHLVKTQGNIVNVSSVAGLRSFPTSSVYCTSKAALDQFTRCIALDLAPKNVRVNAVNPGTIVTEFHKRIGLTEAEYVKFLEHAKSTHALGRVGAAKEVADAIIFLASDSSSFITGATLPIDGGRHAMCPR
- the LOC105224327 gene encoding uncharacterized oxidoreductase TM_0325-like translates to MSLAGKVVIVTGASSGIGAATAEEFAKLGSKVVLTGRNEANLKATETACKAANSKVELLLITADVTTDAEKIIKTTIEKFGQLDVLVNNAGYGELGSILDIDVDQFDRVMNTNVRSVFLLTKYAAPHLVKTQGNIVNVSSLVGLRAFADASVYCTSKAALDQFTRCIALDLAPKNVRVNAVNPGVIVTDFHRRLGMSKEENVKFLEDSKAKHALGRVGQPKEVADAIIFLASDSASFITGATLPIDGGRHAMCPR